A genomic segment from Candidatus Desulfarcum epimagneticum encodes:
- a CDS encoding conserved hypothetical protein (Evidence 4 : Unknown function but conserved in other organisms), with amino-acid sequence MRVFFKTDSIKRILIRKNKSQNWLASKIKVSSGYMSQLMEGTRNPSPKVRERLMEVMKVSNFDDLFRIHDEER; translated from the coding sequence ATGAGAGTTTTTTTTAAAACCGACTCTATTAAAAGAATTCTGATTCGGAAAAACAAGTCTCAAAATTGGCTGGCCAGCAAAATCAAAGTAAGCAGCGGCTATATGTCCCAACTGATGGAGGGTACGAGAAATCCCTCCCCCAAGGTACGGGAGCGATTGATGGAAGTTATGAAAGTTTCCAATTTTGACGATCTCTTCCGGATACACGATGAGGAAAGGTAA
- a CDS encoding putative DNA primase TraC (Evidence 3 : Putative function from multiple computational evidences) yields the protein MQNKIIMPNHSQIIQDFKNQIARHGITPPEVIELGKMNRFPDDGKRGKDGWCILFDNPDGTAGGAFGNWKTVKEKWSSVNGKSFDPIMWKSINRAIEAELKERQRKARKVAEKICDQAKKITGCDHPYLKKKKVEAYGILRDKADIIIPMRDINGDIQTLQRIKPDGFKLFLSGGKTKGYFFVIGELSGAKKIYIAEGYATAATIYQGVNQEFPVVVAFNAGNLKPVALNIRGKHMEAEIIICADDDRHSESKGKSNVGIEKAESAAKAIRGKVACPGIDGDFNDLYIEKGIEAVRMMLRQSDKNEKNELNSFGREPADYVDKNQLASQPKNNEINNEINDIDSQEWHGWPKLDERAFCGFAGDFVKIATKKSEADPAAVLITFLVRFGIECGTIPFFIGDTPHYPRLFAVIVGATSKARKGTSASPVKRLFAFEDFKEGEDTFLGILAKTSPGPLSSGEGIVSAVRDPAEEWDSGTQKNIIKSQDVQDKRLFILDEEFGACLSAMNRKGNTLSTTLRSAWDSGNIEPLTKHDKIKATKAHLGIVTHVTIPELKEKMNKVEAFSGFSNRFLWICAKRQGLVPIPDPIPENELYRLNVELKDIIEFAKDVNRIVFSDAAKERWENIYPNLAKDRSGVAGSILNRAEAQTLRLAMHFALLDKKNSIEAPHLKAAQAIWDYAEASVNFIFTKENENPLTKTIYNFLKEKGKATRTEINHLFKNNMKADKIHSALQELESQGRIKAEKKKKEGQPGRPKTWFVFCR from the coding sequence ATGCAAAATAAAATTATAATGCCAAATCATTCACAAATTATTCAGGATTTCAAAAATCAGATCGCGCGGCATGGCATCACGCCGCCTGAGGTCATTGAGTTGGGCAAGATGAACCGATTTCCAGACGATGGGAAGCGGGGGAAAGACGGATGGTGTATTCTTTTTGACAATCCAGACGGCACAGCCGGGGGCGCGTTTGGAAACTGGAAAACCGTCAAAGAGAAATGGTCTTCAGTCAACGGAAAGAGCTTTGATCCGATTATGTGGAAATCAATAAACCGGGCAATCGAAGCAGAGCTAAAAGAAAGGCAGCGCAAAGCCCGCAAGGTAGCGGAAAAGATATGCGACCAAGCCAAAAAAATCACCGGTTGCGATCATCCGTATTTAAAAAAAAAGAAAGTCGAGGCTTACGGCATACTCCGAGACAAAGCAGACATCATCATACCGATGCGGGATATTAATGGAGATATCCAGACCCTGCAAAGAATTAAGCCAGATGGCTTCAAACTTTTTTTAAGCGGCGGAAAAACAAAAGGTTATTTTTTTGTCATCGGGGAATTGTCGGGAGCGAAAAAGATTTATATCGCCGAAGGATACGCGACCGCCGCGACAATATACCAGGGGGTGAATCAAGAATTTCCTGTTGTTGTGGCCTTCAATGCCGGAAACCTTAAACCGGTTGCTTTGAATATCCGGGGAAAACACATGGAAGCTGAAATAATCATTTGCGCGGATGATGACAGACATTCGGAATCAAAGGGCAAATCAAATGTCGGGATAGAAAAGGCTGAATCGGCGGCGAAAGCGATAAGAGGAAAGGTCGCCTGTCCGGGGATTGATGGCGATTTTAATGATCTTTATATAGAAAAAGGAATTGAAGCGGTCAGAATGATGCTAAGACAATCAGACAAAAACGAAAAAAACGAATTAAATAGTTTTGGTCGAGAACCCGCTGATTATGTTGACAAAAACCAATTGGCGTCTCAACCAAAAAATAACGAAATAAATAACGAAATAAATGATATCGACTCACAGGAATGGCACGGATGGCCAAAGCTTGACGAAAGGGCTTTTTGTGGGTTTGCCGGCGATTTTGTAAAAATTGCCACGAAAAAAAGTGAAGCCGATCCTGCGGCTGTTTTGATCACATTCCTTGTAAGATTTGGGATTGAATGTGGCACGATACCTTTTTTCATCGGAGACACTCCCCATTATCCACGTTTATTCGCAGTTATAGTTGGGGCCACGTCCAAAGCCCGAAAAGGCACCAGCGCCAGTCCTGTGAAACGATTATTCGCCTTTGAGGACTTTAAAGAGGGAGAAGATACTTTTCTGGGCATTCTGGCAAAAACTTCACCAGGGCCTTTATCGTCCGGTGAAGGCATTGTTTCTGCCGTGCGTGATCCGGCGGAGGAGTGGGACAGTGGGACGCAAAAAAACATAATTAAATCCCAGGACGTTCAAGATAAGCGGCTTTTTATTTTGGATGAAGAATTCGGAGCCTGCTTGTCCGCCATGAACCGAAAAGGGAACACGCTTTCCACAACCTTAAGAAGCGCTTGGGACAGCGGAAACATCGAACCCTTGACGAAACACGATAAGATAAAGGCCACCAAGGCTCATTTAGGAATTGTCACACATGTGACCATTCCTGAACTTAAAGAAAAAATGAATAAAGTTGAGGCATTTTCAGGGTTTTCAAACAGATTCTTATGGATTTGCGCCAAACGTCAGGGTTTAGTGCCGATTCCCGATCCGATTCCAGAAAATGAATTATACAGGCTGAATGTGGAATTGAAAGACATAATCGAATTTGCGAAAGATGTGAATCGCATTGTTTTCAGCGATGCGGCGAAGGAGCGCTGGGAAAATATATATCCGAATCTGGCCAAAGACAGAAGCGGCGTGGCAGGCTCTATACTGAATAGAGCCGAAGCCCAGACATTAAGATTGGCGATGCATTTTGCTCTTCTGGATAAGAAAAACTCTATCGAAGCGCCTCATCTCAAGGCGGCTCAAGCAATATGGGATTATGCGGAAGCCTCTGTGAATTTTATTTTCACCAAAGAGAATGAAAATCCTCTCACAAAGACCATATACAATTTTTTAAAGGAAAAAGGCAAGGCCACACGCACCGAGATTAATCATTTATTCAAAAACAATATGAAAGCAGACAAGATTCATTCCGCCCTCCAGGAGCTTGAATCACAGGGAAGAATAAAAGCGGAAAAGAAAAAAAAAGAAGGCCAACCCGGCAGGCCTAAAACATGGTTTGTGTTTTGCAGATAA
- a CDS encoding conserved hypothetical protein (Evidence 4 : Unknown function but conserved in other organisms): MSDSKEIKGKFKYEKDSKRYHRFKIETDEGIVGNIYVPKDSEGIPKKIILNNAANDS, encoded by the coding sequence ATGAGCGATTCAAAAGAAATCAAAGGCAAATTCAAGTATGAAAAGGACAGCAAGCGGTATCACCGGTTCAAAATTGAAACTGATGAAGGCATAGTTGGTAATATTTATGTGCCCAAGGATTCAGAGGGGATACCAAAAAAAATCATTCTGAATAATGCGGCAAACGATTCATAA
- a CDS encoding hypothetical protein (Evidence 5 : Unknown function) codes for MEKIYNLEQLSEKFGISVRTWREYIKKRELKASKIGRSFFVSDYDLLVFFKKNEAYSWRKKGDYPFDDLL; via the coding sequence ATGGAAAAAATTTACAATCTTGAACAGCTCAGTGAAAAATTCGGCATCAGCGTCAGGACATGGCGGGAGTATATCAAAAAAAGAGAGCTGAAGGCGTCCAAGATAGGCCGGTCTTTTTTTGTGTCCGATTATGACCTGCTGGTTTTTTTCAAAAAGAATGAAGCCTATTCCTGGCGAAAAAAAGGGGACTACCCCTTTGATGATCTTTTGTGA